One Erinaceus europaeus chromosome 5, mEriEur2.1, whole genome shotgun sequence genomic window carries:
- the CFAP90 gene encoding cilia- and flagella-associated protein 90, with product MERAAAAAAAAAAEEEEEEEEEQLTAASLRAQRPPPPISALSAFSHVPPRRLDPPEHSYFHRPGWTGVVSLYDCVFKRNLGYNQRLHRDDREHAKSLDLHVNEEEQERPVGVLTSSVYGRRWHLPLEPLNHDHRRANHLKADFYRKNDIPSIKGRGFGHISPA from the exons ATGGagagggcggcggcggcggcggcggcggcggcggcggaggaggaggaggaggaggaggaggagcagctcACGGCCGCTTCCCTGCGGGCCCAGCGGCCCCCGCCGCCCATCTCCGCGCTGTCGGCCTTCAGCCACGTGCCTCCCCGGCGCCTGGACCCCCCGGAGCACAGCTACTTCCACCGCCCGGGCTGG ACAGGAGTCGTTTCGCTCTATGACTGTGTGTTTAAGAGGAACCTGGGCTACAATCAGAGGCTGCACCGAGACGACAGAGAGCACGCCAAGAGCCTGGACCTCCACGTGAACGAGGAG GAACAGGAGCGGCCAGTGGGGGTGCTCACATCCTCGGTCTACGGCCGCCGCTGGCATCTGCCGCTGGAACCCCTGAATCATGACCACCGGCGCGCCAACCACCTGAAGGCAGATTTCTACCGCAAGAACGACATCCCCAGCATCAAGGGGCGAGGTTTTGGGCACATCTCCCCGGCCTGA